Proteins encoded by one window of Acidobacteriota bacterium:
- a CDS encoding M14 family zinc carboxypeptidase — protein MTARLRRCPWWALVLLLVLVPGIIAAPAPSPAERYFRVAVQLAEPPADLARITAMGLLIDAYKAKTGAAYLTVRESELSALRQAGFDPRVLEETTPTTDGLDALSDYHDEAETDAEIDRVAGEHPAIARRLEYSSPTEGGRVVGLLKISDNVEQDEAEPRILFVAQHHAREVMTPEALIDMMDYLTDNYGIDPEVTEWVDNYQIYIVPCHNPDGTNYVFNVNSNWRKNRRDNGDGSFGVDPNRNYPYLWGPDGCGGSSGVPSSDTYRGPSANSEPETRGLTELARSVHPSISLTYHTYSELVLHPFGCQPSKPDDPDLRAHRDLGSSLAASIENDAGDGWYEMGTPYELLYEVDGDSDGWLHAIAGTVGFTIEMNAAMQGFQPDYDTWRDDTVLRNRAGWQYLLRRMAGGAITGRVRDACSAAPLGAEVGLEEQVFTQGQEPRTAVPANGFYHRILVPGTYTAYAALSGYHRQSWPTRVAFSNAQQDFWLVPDGSFALELSDLRVDDAAGDADGELDAGEEADLYPTAYATGGEITGGVARLSSTDPYVEILDDQAAFALIPAEGRAEALDPFRLRILADAPEGHRARVTITFSADQGLCRSEAVTDLLITGGFVSCPFWLEALDEDPGWTIEGPALGWEFGVPAGSGGVSGPDRAFSGDNVYGTNLSGNYGTGGGEFVLTSAPIDLEGLKDAELRFQRWLNNEPAYDLARIEVSTDGSTFTEVWRGFGRDERWEEYRVDLPESVDDLSQVWLRFVLRQDGGGSRSGFYIDDIAICGRAALTAGGKLKYDSHRIEENDPNYGNADGALDAGETVTMTVDLRSTRSSASRGVTAVLSTTDPAVTIHNAVAEYPVIPAGAVVGSLPPHFTFTAGPECAAKIPFTLTVRDDSGAESVSHFTVPVGSLEYGLLFEDDMELDRGWTVSGDATDGDWQWGEPHPSFYNGEPANPDQDHTPDPGINCWATQNVQPPTVVPPTIAEVDGQTILTTPPLAAGAWETLELTYWRWFFTGDGPGPDTLVVEVTEDGLQYRQVETVSTKANAWTFVRKELSNLITPTDQFALRFVVTDGGGESIVEAGLDDLRLEGDRWVCEGWDAPVLDPPNPVGDTLRLERRHFDLRLSWTAPAEDATHGPATEYRVQRSVSPGGGFSETARPTAPLHYDLGVAGPSDAATYYYLVTALNSGGDEVP, from the coding sequence ATGACCGCCCGTCTTCGCCGGTGCCCCTGGTGGGCCCTCGTTCTGCTCCTCGTCCTGGTGCCGGGTATCATCGCCGCTCCCGCTCCATCGCCCGCCGAGCGCTACTTCCGGGTGGCGGTCCAACTCGCCGAGCCCCCCGCGGACCTGGCCCGGATCACCGCCATGGGCCTGCTGATCGACGCCTACAAGGCGAAGACCGGGGCGGCCTACCTGACCGTGCGGGAGTCCGAGCTCAGCGCGTTGCGGCAGGCCGGTTTCGATCCCCGGGTGCTGGAGGAGACGACCCCCACCACCGATGGCCTCGACGCCCTCTCCGACTACCATGACGAGGCCGAGACCGACGCCGAGATCGACCGGGTGGCCGGCGAGCACCCGGCCATCGCCCGGCGCCTGGAGTACTCTTCGCCGACCGAGGGCGGGAGGGTCGTCGGTCTGCTGAAGATCTCCGACAACGTGGAGCAGGACGAGGCCGAGCCGCGGATTCTCTTCGTCGCCCAGCATCACGCCCGGGAGGTGATGACCCCCGAGGCGCTGATCGACATGATGGACTACCTGACCGACAACTACGGCATCGACCCCGAGGTCACCGAGTGGGTCGACAACTACCAGATCTACATCGTGCCCTGTCACAACCCGGACGGCACCAACTACGTCTTCAACGTCAACAGCAACTGGCGCAAGAACCGCCGTGACAACGGCGACGGCAGCTTTGGCGTGGACCCCAACCGCAACTACCCCTACCTCTGGGGGCCCGACGGCTGCGGGGGGTCGAGCGGCGTGCCCAGTTCCGACACCTATCGCGGCCCTTCCGCCAATTCCGAGCCGGAAACCCGGGGCCTGACAGAGCTGGCCCGTTCGGTGCATCCCTCGATCAGCCTGACCTATCACACCTACAGCGAACTGGTGCTCCATCCCTTCGGCTGTCAGCCCAGCAAGCCGGACGATCCGGATCTCAGGGCTCACCGGGACCTGGGTTCAAGCCTGGCGGCCTCCATCGAGAACGACGCCGGCGACGGCTGGTACGAAATGGGGACTCCTTACGAACTGCTCTACGAGGTCGACGGGGACAGTGACGGCTGGCTCCACGCCATCGCGGGTACGGTGGGCTTCACCATCGAAATGAACGCGGCGATGCAGGGTTTTCAGCCCGACTACGACACCTGGCGTGACGACACCGTGCTGCGCAACCGGGCAGGCTGGCAGTACCTGCTCCGCCGGATGGCCGGAGGCGCCATCACCGGCCGGGTGCGCGACGCCTGTTCGGCGGCGCCCCTGGGAGCGGAGGTGGGTCTCGAGGAGCAGGTTTTCACCCAGGGCCAGGAGCCCCGGACCGCCGTCCCGGCCAACGGTTTCTACCACCGCATCCTGGTGCCCGGCACATACACCGCCTACGCGGCGCTGAGCGGCTACCACCGGCAAAGTTGGCCGACCCGCGTCGCCTTCAGCAACGCGCAGCAGGACTTCTGGCTGGTTCCCGACGGCTCGTTCGCCCTCGAGCTGAGCGATCTGCGGGTCGACGACGCGGCCGGCGATGCCGACGGCGAACTCGACGCCGGCGAGGAGGCCGACCTCTACCCCACCGCCTATGCCACCGGCGGCGAGATCACCGGCGGCGTGGCGCGGCTCAGTTCCACCGATCCCTACGTGGAGATTCTCGACGACCAGGCCGCTTTTGCGCTGATTCCCGCCGAAGGGCGGGCCGAGGCCCTCGACCCGTTCCGTCTGCGCATCCTGGCCGATGCTCCCGAGGGCCACCGGGCCCGGGTCACGATCACCTTCAGCGCCGACCAGGGCCTCTGCCGCAGCGAGGCCGTGACGGACCTGCTGATCACCGGCGGATTCGTCTCCTGCCCCTTCTGGCTCGAGGCTCTCGACGAGGATCCGGGCTGGACCATCGAAGGCCCGGCTCTGGGCTGGGAGTTCGGCGTGCCGGCGGGATCGGGCGGCGTCTCCGGCCCGGATCGCGCGTTCAGCGGCGACAACGTCTACGGCACCAACCTGTCGGGCAACTACGGCACGGGGGGGGGAGAGTTCGTGCTGACCTCCGCGCCCATCGACCTCGAGGGACTGAAGGATGCCGAACTGCGCTTTCAGCGCTGGCTGAACAACGAGCCGGCCTACGACCTGGCCCGCATCGAGGTGAGTACCGACGGCAGCACCTTCACCGAGGTCTGGCGGGGCTTCGGCCGGGACGAGCGCTGGGAGGAATACCGGGTGGACCTGCCCGAGAGTGTCGATGATCTCTCCCAGGTCTGGCTGCGCTTCGTACTGCGCCAGGATGGAGGTGGCAGCCGCAGCGGCTTCTACATCGACGACATCGCCATCTGCGGCCGGGCGGCCCTGACCGCCGGCGGCAAGCTGAAATACGACAGTCACCGGATCGAAGAGAACGATCCCAACTACGGCAACGCCGACGGTGCGCTGGACGCGGGCGAGACCGTGACCATGACCGTCGACTTGCGCAGTACCCGCTCGTCGGCGAGTCGGGGCGTCACCGCCGTGTTGAGCACCACGGATCCGGCGGTGACGATCCACAACGCCGTGGCCGAGTACCCGGTGATTCCCGCCGGCGCGGTCGTCGGATCGTTGCCGCCGCACTTCACCTTCACCGCGGGACCGGAGTGCGCGGCGAAGATCCCCTTCACCCTCACCGTGCGGGACGACAGCGGGGCCGAGTCCGTCAGTCACTTCACCGTGCCGGTGGGCAGCCTGGAATACGGCCTGCTCTTCGAGGACGACATGGAACTCGACCGGGGCTGGACCGTCTCCGGCGACGCCACCGACGGCGACTGGCAGTGGGGTGAGCCCCACCCCTCGTTCTACAACGGGGAGCCGGCCAACCCGGACCAGGACCACACGCCGGACCCGGGGATCAACTGCTGGGCGACCCAGAACGTGCAACCGCCGACGGTCGTGCCACCGACCATCGCCGAGGTGGACGGTCAGACCATTCTCACCACCCCGCCCCTGGCCGCCGGCGCCTGGGAGACCCTGGAACTGACCTACTGGCGCTGGTTCTTCACGGGCGACGGTCCCGGGCCCGACACCCTGGTGGTGGAGGTCACGGAAGATGGCCTGCAGTACAGGCAGGTGGAGACCGTCTCCACCAAGGCCAATGCCTGGACCTTCGTGCGCAAGGAACTCTCGAATCTGATCACGCCCACCGACCAGTTCGCGCTGCGTTTCGTGGTCACCGACGGGGGGGGAGAGAGCATCGTCGAGGCGGGGCTCGACGACCTGCGCCTGGAAGGCGACCGCTGGGTCTGCGAGGGCTGGGACGCCCCCGTGCTCGATCCGCCGAACCCCGTGGGCGACACGCTGCGGCTCGAACGCCGCCACTTCGACCTGCGCTTGAGCTGGACCGCTCCGGCGGAGGACGCGACTCATGGCCCGGCCACCGAGTACCGGGTCCAGCGCAGCGTTTCCCCCGGCGGCGGCTTCAGTGAAACGGCCCGTCCCACCGCGCCCCTGCACTACGACCTCGGGGTGGCCGGCCCCTCGGACGCCGCGACCTACTACTACCTGGTCACGGCTCTCAACAGCGGCGGCGACGAGGTTCCCTAG
- the mraY gene encoding phospho-N-acetylmuramoyl-pentapeptide-transferase, with protein sequence MIKLLAAWLADLGVDAGFLRLANYITVRALLGMATALGLSLLFGFRFIVRLYDKGLRDTSGDFLSLSAESKRGTPTAGGLILLASTLVSVFLWGDLESRFFWPLVGGFSYLSLVGFLDDSLKSRFKSSLSGLSQAAKTLLLLGCIVPFAVFLVSDFSPLPARERTLLYIPFYKEPLLDLTPVGFVLFAVFAIFSIVNAVNITDGMDGLLCGTSTFGLGVYLVYAYILGNTIYARYLLFPYLPGAGEMAVFAGVLIGGILGFMWFNTYPAEVFMGDTGSLGIGGVLAMMAFLTKQEMLFPIVGGVFVFEIFTSLMQQKVGDRIGRRVFHRAPFHHAMSHAGIPEPKVVVRFWIVAMILATIGFLSLKIR encoded by the coding sequence ATGATCAAGTTGCTCGCCGCGTGGCTGGCCGACCTGGGGGTCGATGCCGGCTTTCTCCGGCTGGCCAACTACATCACCGTGCGCGCCTTGCTGGGCATGGCCACCGCCCTGGGGCTGAGCCTGCTCTTCGGTTTCCGTTTCATCGTGCGCCTCTACGACAAGGGGCTGCGGGACACCTCCGGCGATTTCCTCTCCCTGAGCGCCGAGTCCAAGCGGGGCACGCCGACCGCCGGGGGGCTGATCCTGCTGGCCTCCACCCTGGTTTCGGTCTTCCTCTGGGGCGACCTGGAAAGCCGGTTCTTCTGGCCGCTGGTGGGAGGCTTCTCCTACCTCTCCCTGGTGGGCTTCCTCGACGACTCCCTCAAGTCCCGTTTCAAGTCGTCCCTGTCGGGACTGAGCCAGGCGGCCAAGACCCTGCTGCTGCTGGGTTGCATCGTGCCCTTCGCCGTCTTCCTGGTTTCCGACTTCAGTCCGCTGCCCGCGAGGGAGCGGACGCTGCTCTACATCCCGTTCTACAAGGAGCCGCTGCTGGACCTGACGCCGGTGGGGTTCGTGCTCTTCGCCGTGTTCGCCATCTTCTCCATCGTCAACGCGGTGAATATCACCGACGGCATGGATGGGTTGCTTTGCGGCACTTCCACCTTCGGTCTCGGTGTGTACCTGGTCTATGCTTACATCCTGGGCAACACGATTTACGCGCGGTACCTGCTGTTTCCCTATCTTCCGGGGGCCGGCGAAATGGCGGTCTTCGCCGGCGTGTTGATCGGGGGCATTCTCGGTTTCATGTGGTTCAACACCTATCCGGCCGAGGTCTTCATGGGGGACACCGGCTCGTTGGGCATCGGGGGGGTGCTGGCGATGATGGCCTTCCTGACCAAGCAGGAGATGCTCTTTCCCATCGTCGGCGGCGTCTTCGTCTTCGAGATCTTCACCTCGCTGATGCAGCAGAAGGTGGGCGACCGCATCGGCCGGCGGGTGTTCCACCGCGCCCCTTTCCACCACGCCATGAGCCACGCGGGCATTCCCGAGCCCAAGGTGGTGGTGCGCTTCTGGATCGTCGCCATGATTCTGGCCACCATCGGCTTCCTCTCCCTGAAAATCCGCTGA